One genomic window of Actinoplanes lobatus includes the following:
- a CDS encoding cystathionine gamma-synthase translates to MTVDSYGFDTLAIHAGQEPDPRTGAVVPPIYQTSTYAQDAVGAPRLGYEYSRSGNPTRDSLQECLAAIENGRRGLAFASGLAAEDTLLRTVCRPGDHVVIPNDAYGGTFRLFSKVAERWGLDWTAVPLDDIDAVRAAFRPGHTRLIWSETPTNPLLNVNDIALLAGLAHEYDAMLAVDNTFASPYLQQPLAFGADVVIHSTTKYLGGHSDVVGGALVTADDGLGEELAFHQNAMGAVNGPFDAWLTLRGIKTLGVRMDRHCDNAERIVAYLSEHRAVAEVLYPGLETHRGHEVAAKQMSRFGGMVSFRTVGGPEQAVAVCNRAKLFVLAESLGGVESLIEHPGQMTHLSAAGSALEVPADLVRLSVGIETVDDLLADLEQALG, encoded by the coding sequence ATGACCGTTGACAGCTATGGGTTCGACACCCTCGCCATCCATGCCGGCCAGGAGCCGGACCCGCGGACCGGCGCGGTGGTGCCACCCATCTATCAGACGAGCACCTACGCCCAGGACGCGGTCGGTGCTCCGCGTCTGGGTTACGAGTACAGCCGGTCCGGCAACCCGACCCGGGACTCGCTCCAGGAGTGCCTCGCGGCGATCGAGAACGGGCGGCGCGGGCTGGCCTTCGCGAGCGGCCTCGCGGCCGAGGACACCCTGCTGCGTACGGTGTGCCGCCCGGGGGATCACGTGGTCATCCCGAACGACGCGTACGGCGGCACGTTCCGGCTGTTCAGCAAGGTCGCCGAGCGGTGGGGCCTGGACTGGACGGCGGTGCCGCTGGACGACATCGACGCGGTGCGGGCCGCCTTCCGTCCCGGGCACACCCGGCTCATCTGGTCCGAGACGCCGACCAACCCGTTGCTCAACGTGAACGACATCGCGCTGCTGGCCGGTCTCGCCCACGAGTACGACGCGATGCTCGCGGTGGACAACACGTTCGCGTCGCCGTACCTCCAGCAGCCGCTCGCGTTCGGCGCCGACGTGGTGATCCACTCGACCACCAAGTACCTGGGCGGCCACTCGGACGTGGTCGGCGGGGCCCTGGTCACCGCGGACGACGGGCTCGGCGAGGAGCTGGCCTTCCACCAGAACGCGATGGGCGCGGTGAACGGCCCGTTCGACGCGTGGCTCACCCTGCGCGGGATCAAGACCCTCGGTGTACGGATGGACCGGCACTGTGACAACGCCGAGCGGATCGTCGCCTACCTGAGCGAGCACCGGGCCGTGGCCGAGGTCCTCTACCCGGGCCTGGAGACGCATCGCGGTCACGAGGTGGCGGCCAAGCAGATGAGCCGGTTCGGCGGCATGGTCTCGTTCCGTACCGTCGGCGGCCCGGAGCAGGCGGTGGCCGTCTGCAACCGGGCGAAACTCTTCGTGCTCGCCGAGTCGCTGGGCGGTGTGGAATCGCTGATCGAGCACCCGGGCCAGATGACACATCTGTCGGCTGCGGGCTCAGCGCTTGAGGTTCCCGCCGATCTCGTGAGACTGTCTGTCGGCATCGAAACCGTTGACGATCTGCTCGCGGACCTGGAGCAGGCTCTCGGATAA